Proteins encoded in a region of the Salminus brasiliensis chromosome 2, fSalBra1.hap2, whole genome shotgun sequence genome:
- the LOC140549971 gene encoding transcription factor 12-like isoform X3 has translation MVYSPSPNPEELKRESASYSSFKLPNTNFTNTVFDGPNSSTDPWSSSSGISPSGHGGMLGSSPSSQSPPGNYCNLPTHERLNILSNSAVPEASKRLPPMSTFHRGSGSAALFVPAPHTVAPSATDRCMGGQGNHVGGSHTGDALGKALASIYSPDHTSSSFPSSSSTPGRSPSPLAASTVSAGANQWPRLAGQPSLPSNYDNSLQSLIEDRLDRLDDAIHVLRNHAVGGTNIPLTNDIRCLIGQTQHGSITMRPNYPISGLVTNGLPTDVSADPGEAAHLAIHSSAAPSSSDLTNHEDSFRALAAGLLSNLSPGPLEVKVEPSDGEEFRLHQAHLAHPSHSSHSSCLSHPSSDGMHSDAESDTREPEMHSVDPSTRNSSIHEDEELSPEQKAERERDRRMANNARERLRVRDINEAFKELGRMCQLHLKSDKPQTKLLILHQAVAVILNLEQQVRERNLNPKAACLRRREEEKVSALTLDPHTLHTVIHTTLSDQINSLPGHL, from the exons ATG GTGTACTCTCCATCTCCAAATCCAGAGGAGCTGAAAAGGGAGTCTGCTTCCTACTCATCATTCAAACTCCCCAACACAAACTTCACAAACACAGTGTTTG ATGGGCCAAACAGCTCCACAGACCCCTGGAGCTCATCCAGTGGGATCAGCCCATCAGGCCATGGAGGCATGCTGGGATCATCACCATCTAGCCAATCACCGCCTGGGAACTACTGCAACCTTCCAACACATGAGCGTCTG AACATCCTATCAAATTCTGCAGTACCTGAAGCCAGCAAGCGTCTTCCACCAATGTCTACATTTCATAGAGGCAGCGGCAGTGCTGCACTTTTTGTGCCTGCACCCCATACTGTAGCACCCAGTGCCACAGACAGATGCATGG GTGGTCAGGGGAACCATGTTGGAGGATCACACACTGGAGACGCCCTTGGGAAAGCCCTGGCTTCT ATTTATTCCCCTGATCACACCAGTAGCAGTTTTCCATCCAGTTCCTCCACTCCGGGGAGATCTCCATCACCTCTTGCTGCTTCTACAGTCTCAGCAG gagccAACCAATGGCCCAGATTAGCTGGACAGCCATCACTGCCGTCCAATTACGATAACTCCCTGCAGTCTCTG ATTGAGGACAGGTTGGACAGACTAGACGATGCCATTCATGTTCTACGAAACCATGCAGTGGGTGGGACAAATATCCCCTTGACCAATGACATACGCTGTCTAATTGGACAGACACAACACGGATCAATCACAATGAGGCCTAACTACCCCATCTCGGGACTAGTGACAAATGGATTACCAACAGAT GTGTCAGCTGACCCAGGTGAGGCTGCACATTTGGCCATCCATTCTTCAGCTGCTCCTTCCTCTTCTGATCTGACTAACCATGAAGACAGTTTCAGAG CTCTGGCTGCAGGGCTGCTCTCCAACTTATCTCCCGGCCCTCTGGAGGTGAAAGTGGAGCCGTCTGACGGAGAAGAATTTAGACTGCACCAGGCGCACCTTGCCCACCCGTCTCACTCCTCTCattccagctgtctgtctcaCCCCTCGTCTGATGGCATGCATTCTGATGCAGAGAGTGACACCAGAGAGCCAGAAATGCACAGTGTTGATCCTTCCACCAGGAACAG cagCATCCATGAAGATGAAGAGCTGTCTCCGGAGCAGAAGGCCGAGCGGGAAAGGGACAGGAGGATGGCGAATAACGCCCGCGAGCGTCTGCGTGTGAGGGACATCAACGAGGCGTTTAAAGAACTGGGCCGCATGTGCCAGCTGCATCTGAAGAGCGATAAACCCCAGACCAAACTGCTCATTCTGCACCAAGCCGTCGCTGTCATCCTCAACCTAGAGCAGCAGGTCCGGG AGCGTAACCTGAACCCTAAGGCCGCATGTctaaggaggagagaagaggagaaggtgTCAGCCCTGACGTTGGACCCCCACACTTTGCACACAGTCATCCACACAACACTGTCTGACCAAATCAACAGCCTGCCTGGACATCTCTGA
- the LOC140549971 gene encoding transcription factor 12-like isoform X4 — protein sequence MLGSSPSSQSPPGNYCNLPTHERLNILSNSAVPEASKRLPPMSTFHRGSGSAALFVPAPHTVAPSATDRCMGGQGNHVGGSHTGDALGKALASIYSPDHTSSSFPSSSSTPGRSPSPLAASTVSAGANQWPRLAGQPSLPSNYDNSLQSLIEDRLDRLDDAIHVLRNHAVGGTNIPLTNDIRCLIGQTQHGSITMRPNYPISGLVTNGLPTDVSADPGEAAHLAIHSSAAPSSSDLTNHEDSFRALAAGLLSNLSPGPLEVKVEPSDGEEFRLHQAHLAHPSHSSHSSCLSHPSSDGMHSDAESDTREPEMHSVDPSTRNSSIHEDEELSPEQKAERERDRRMANNARERLRVRDINEAFKELGRMCQLHLKSDKPQTKLLILHQAVAVILNLEQQVRERNLNPKAACLRRREEEKVSALTLDPHTLHTVIHTTLSDQINSLPGHL from the exons ATGCTGGGATCATCACCATCTAGCCAATCACCGCCTGGGAACTACTGCAACCTTCCAACACATGAGCGTCTG AACATCCTATCAAATTCTGCAGTACCTGAAGCCAGCAAGCGTCTTCCACCAATGTCTACATTTCATAGAGGCAGCGGCAGTGCTGCACTTTTTGTGCCTGCACCCCATACTGTAGCACCCAGTGCCACAGACAGATGCATGG GTGGTCAGGGGAACCATGTTGGAGGATCACACACTGGAGACGCCCTTGGGAAAGCCCTGGCTTCT ATTTATTCCCCTGATCACACCAGTAGCAGTTTTCCATCCAGTTCCTCCACTCCGGGGAGATCTCCATCACCTCTTGCTGCTTCTACAGTCTCAGCAG gagccAACCAATGGCCCAGATTAGCTGGACAGCCATCACTGCCGTCCAATTACGATAACTCCCTGCAGTCTCTG ATTGAGGACAGGTTGGACAGACTAGACGATGCCATTCATGTTCTACGAAACCATGCAGTGGGTGGGACAAATATCCCCTTGACCAATGACATACGCTGTCTAATTGGACAGACACAACACGGATCAATCACAATGAGGCCTAACTACCCCATCTCGGGACTAGTGACAAATGGATTACCAACAGAT GTGTCAGCTGACCCAGGTGAGGCTGCACATTTGGCCATCCATTCTTCAGCTGCTCCTTCCTCTTCTGATCTGACTAACCATGAAGACAGTTTCAGAG CTCTGGCTGCAGGGCTGCTCTCCAACTTATCTCCCGGCCCTCTGGAGGTGAAAGTGGAGCCGTCTGACGGAGAAGAATTTAGACTGCACCAGGCGCACCTTGCCCACCCGTCTCACTCCTCTCattccagctgtctgtctcaCCCCTCGTCTGATGGCATGCATTCTGATGCAGAGAGTGACACCAGAGAGCCAGAAATGCACAGTGTTGATCCTTCCACCAGGAACAG cagCATCCATGAAGATGAAGAGCTGTCTCCGGAGCAGAAGGCCGAGCGGGAAAGGGACAGGAGGATGGCGAATAACGCCCGCGAGCGTCTGCGTGTGAGGGACATCAACGAGGCGTTTAAAGAACTGGGCCGCATGTGCCAGCTGCATCTGAAGAGCGATAAACCCCAGACCAAACTGCTCATTCTGCACCAAGCCGTCGCTGTCATCCTCAACCTAGAGCAGCAGGTCCGGG AGCGTAACCTGAACCCTAAGGCCGCATGTctaaggaggagagaagaggagaaggtgTCAGCCCTGACGTTGGACCCCCACACTTTGCACACAGTCATCCACACAACACTGTCTGACCAAATCAACAGCCTGCCTGGACATCTCTGA
- the LOC140549971 gene encoding transcription factor 12-like isoform X1: MFCAFPGPGSASNSLVYHYGNGKGVYSPSPNPEELKRESASYSSFKLPNTNFTNTVFDGPNSSTDPWSSSSGISPSGHGGMLGSSPSSQSPPGNYCNLPTHERLNILSNSAVPEASKRLPPMSTFHRGSGSAALFVPAPHTVAPSATDRCMGGQGNHVGGSHTGDALGKALASIYSPDHTSSSFPSSSSTPGRSPSPLAASTVSAGANQWPRLAGQPSLPSNYDNSLQSLIEDRLDRLDDAIHVLRNHAVGGTNIPLTNDIRCLIGQTQHGSITMRPNYPISGLVTNGLPTDVSADPGEAAHLAIHSSAAPSSSDLTNHEDSFRALAAGLLSNLSPGPLEVKVEPSDGEEFRLHQAHLAHPSHSSHSSCLSHPSSDGMHSDAESDTREPEMHSVDPSTRNSSIHEDEELSPEQKAERERDRRMANNARERLRVRDINEAFKELGRMCQLHLKSDKPQTKLLILHQAVAVILNLEQQVRERNLNPKAACLRRREEEKVSALTLDPHTLHTVIHTTLSDQINSLPGHL; the protein is encoded by the exons ATGTTTTGTGCATTTCCTGGCCCAGGGTCAGCCAGCAACTCTCTGGTGTATCACTATGGCAATGGGAAAGGG GTGTACTCTCCATCTCCAAATCCAGAGGAGCTGAAAAGGGAGTCTGCTTCCTACTCATCATTCAAACTCCCCAACACAAACTTCACAAACACAGTGTTTG ATGGGCCAAACAGCTCCACAGACCCCTGGAGCTCATCCAGTGGGATCAGCCCATCAGGCCATGGAGGCATGCTGGGATCATCACCATCTAGCCAATCACCGCCTGGGAACTACTGCAACCTTCCAACACATGAGCGTCTG AACATCCTATCAAATTCTGCAGTACCTGAAGCCAGCAAGCGTCTTCCACCAATGTCTACATTTCATAGAGGCAGCGGCAGTGCTGCACTTTTTGTGCCTGCACCCCATACTGTAGCACCCAGTGCCACAGACAGATGCATGG GTGGTCAGGGGAACCATGTTGGAGGATCACACACTGGAGACGCCCTTGGGAAAGCCCTGGCTTCT ATTTATTCCCCTGATCACACCAGTAGCAGTTTTCCATCCAGTTCCTCCACTCCGGGGAGATCTCCATCACCTCTTGCTGCTTCTACAGTCTCAGCAG gagccAACCAATGGCCCAGATTAGCTGGACAGCCATCACTGCCGTCCAATTACGATAACTCCCTGCAGTCTCTG ATTGAGGACAGGTTGGACAGACTAGACGATGCCATTCATGTTCTACGAAACCATGCAGTGGGTGGGACAAATATCCCCTTGACCAATGACATACGCTGTCTAATTGGACAGACACAACACGGATCAATCACAATGAGGCCTAACTACCCCATCTCGGGACTAGTGACAAATGGATTACCAACAGAT GTGTCAGCTGACCCAGGTGAGGCTGCACATTTGGCCATCCATTCTTCAGCTGCTCCTTCCTCTTCTGATCTGACTAACCATGAAGACAGTTTCAGAG CTCTGGCTGCAGGGCTGCTCTCCAACTTATCTCCCGGCCCTCTGGAGGTGAAAGTGGAGCCGTCTGACGGAGAAGAATTTAGACTGCACCAGGCGCACCTTGCCCACCCGTCTCACTCCTCTCattccagctgtctgtctcaCCCCTCGTCTGATGGCATGCATTCTGATGCAGAGAGTGACACCAGAGAGCCAGAAATGCACAGTGTTGATCCTTCCACCAGGAACAG cagCATCCATGAAGATGAAGAGCTGTCTCCGGAGCAGAAGGCCGAGCGGGAAAGGGACAGGAGGATGGCGAATAACGCCCGCGAGCGTCTGCGTGTGAGGGACATCAACGAGGCGTTTAAAGAACTGGGCCGCATGTGCCAGCTGCATCTGAAGAGCGATAAACCCCAGACCAAACTGCTCATTCTGCACCAAGCCGTCGCTGTCATCCTCAACCTAGAGCAGCAGGTCCGGG AGCGTAACCTGAACCCTAAGGCCGCATGTctaaggaggagagaagaggagaaggtgTCAGCCCTGACGTTGGACCCCCACACTTTGCACACAGTCATCCACACAACACTGTCTGACCAAATCAACAGCCTGCCTGGACATCTCTGA
- the LOC140549971 gene encoding transcription factor 12-like isoform X2, translating to MFCAFPGPGSASNSLVYHYGNGKGVYSPSPNPEELKRESASYSSFKLPNTNFTNTVFDGPNSSTDPWSSSSGISPSGHGGMLGSSPSSQSPPGNYCNLPTHERLNILSNSAVPEASKRLPPMSTFHRGSGSAALFVPAPHTVAPSATDRCMGGQGNHVGGSHTGDALGKALASIYSPDHTSSSFPSSSSTPGRSPSPLAASTVSAGANQWPRLAGQPSLPSNYDNSLQSLIEDRLDRLDDAIHVLRNHAVGGTNIPLTNDIRCLIGQTQHGSITMRPNYPISGLVTNGLPTDVSADPGEAAHLAIHSSAAPSSSDLTNHEDSFRALAAGLLSNLSPGPLEVKVEPSDGEEFRLHQAHLAHPSHSSHSSCLSHPSSDGMHSDAESDTREPEMHSVDPSTRNSIHEDEELSPEQKAERERDRRMANNARERLRVRDINEAFKELGRMCQLHLKSDKPQTKLLILHQAVAVILNLEQQVRERNLNPKAACLRRREEEKVSALTLDPHTLHTVIHTTLSDQINSLPGHL from the exons ATGTTTTGTGCATTTCCTGGCCCAGGGTCAGCCAGCAACTCTCTGGTGTATCACTATGGCAATGGGAAAGGG GTGTACTCTCCATCTCCAAATCCAGAGGAGCTGAAAAGGGAGTCTGCTTCCTACTCATCATTCAAACTCCCCAACACAAACTTCACAAACACAGTGTTTG ATGGGCCAAACAGCTCCACAGACCCCTGGAGCTCATCCAGTGGGATCAGCCCATCAGGCCATGGAGGCATGCTGGGATCATCACCATCTAGCCAATCACCGCCTGGGAACTACTGCAACCTTCCAACACATGAGCGTCTG AACATCCTATCAAATTCTGCAGTACCTGAAGCCAGCAAGCGTCTTCCACCAATGTCTACATTTCATAGAGGCAGCGGCAGTGCTGCACTTTTTGTGCCTGCACCCCATACTGTAGCACCCAGTGCCACAGACAGATGCATGG GTGGTCAGGGGAACCATGTTGGAGGATCACACACTGGAGACGCCCTTGGGAAAGCCCTGGCTTCT ATTTATTCCCCTGATCACACCAGTAGCAGTTTTCCATCCAGTTCCTCCACTCCGGGGAGATCTCCATCACCTCTTGCTGCTTCTACAGTCTCAGCAG gagccAACCAATGGCCCAGATTAGCTGGACAGCCATCACTGCCGTCCAATTACGATAACTCCCTGCAGTCTCTG ATTGAGGACAGGTTGGACAGACTAGACGATGCCATTCATGTTCTACGAAACCATGCAGTGGGTGGGACAAATATCCCCTTGACCAATGACATACGCTGTCTAATTGGACAGACACAACACGGATCAATCACAATGAGGCCTAACTACCCCATCTCGGGACTAGTGACAAATGGATTACCAACAGAT GTGTCAGCTGACCCAGGTGAGGCTGCACATTTGGCCATCCATTCTTCAGCTGCTCCTTCCTCTTCTGATCTGACTAACCATGAAGACAGTTTCAGAG CTCTGGCTGCAGGGCTGCTCTCCAACTTATCTCCCGGCCCTCTGGAGGTGAAAGTGGAGCCGTCTGACGGAGAAGAATTTAGACTGCACCAGGCGCACCTTGCCCACCCGTCTCACTCCTCTCattccagctgtctgtctcaCCCCTCGTCTGATGGCATGCATTCTGATGCAGAGAGTGACACCAGAGAGCCAGAAATGCACAGTGTTGATCCTTCCACCAGGAACAG CATCCATGAAGATGAAGAGCTGTCTCCGGAGCAGAAGGCCGAGCGGGAAAGGGACAGGAGGATGGCGAATAACGCCCGCGAGCGTCTGCGTGTGAGGGACATCAACGAGGCGTTTAAAGAACTGGGCCGCATGTGCCAGCTGCATCTGAAGAGCGATAAACCCCAGACCAAACTGCTCATTCTGCACCAAGCCGTCGCTGTCATCCTCAACCTAGAGCAGCAGGTCCGGG AGCGTAACCTGAACCCTAAGGCCGCATGTctaaggaggagagaagaggagaaggtgTCAGCCCTGACGTTGGACCCCCACACTTTGCACACAGTCATCCACACAACACTGTCTGACCAAATCAACAGCCTGCCTGGACATCTCTGA